The genomic DNA TCCGGAGCGCAAGCGGCCAGCGCGTTTTGCGCCACCCATTTCGCCGCCGCGGCCGGCGCGCTCGCCTGGCCGTTGCTCGAATGGGTCTTCCGCGGCAAGCCGACGGTGTTGGGCTGTGCCTCGGGAGCCGTGGCGGGACTGGTCTGCATTACTCCGGCGTCGGGCTACGTGGCGCCGATGCCGGCGCTGGCCATGGGACTGGCGGCTGGCGCGGTCTGCTTCTATGCCTGTACGGCGCTAAAGTCGAAATTCGGCTACGACGATTCGCTTGACGCCTTTGGCGTGCATGGCGTCGGCGGCACGCTCGGCGCGGTGTTGACCGGGGTGTTCGCCACGCGAAACATCACGCCCGAGGGGACGTCGGGGGGCAAGTTGCTGGGGCTGTTGGAAGGGGGACCGCTGCTGACGCCGCAGGTGATGGCGGCGCTCGTCACTTGGGTCTATGCCGCGGTGGCGACGTTCGTGCTGTTGAAGATTCTCGACGTGGCGATGGGCCTGCGGGTGACGCAGCAAGACGAAGTCCAAGGCCTCGACTACAGCCAGCACGGCGAAGAAGGGTATATTTTCATCTGAGCGCCGGTTACACGGAACGCGACTTCGCGAACGCTGTGGCAACAATGGCCCCCGGTCATTGACCGGGGGCTAAGCGGCGATCAGAGTGGAATGAACCAGGGCGAGAGACACCGATGAAAAAAATCGAAGCGATCGTCCGGCATTTCAAGCTCGAAGAAGTCAAGCACGCGCTCAGCGAACTGGGCGTGCGCGGCATGACCATCTCGGAGGTTCGCGGCTTTGGCCGCCAGAAAGGTCACACCGAGACCTACCGGGGCACCGAGTACACGATCGACTTCGTTCCCAAGGTGAAGATCGAAGTCGTGGTCCGGAACGAAGACGTCGAGAAGACGCTGGCCACGATCCTGCGCACGGCCCAGACCGGGCAGATTGGCGACGGAAAGATCTTCGTCATTCCGTTGGACGAAACGGTTCGCATTCGCACCGGCGAAACCGGCGTCGACGCGGTGTGAAGTCGCTGTGTTCGTTGAGATTGCGACAAGCCCAGGGATCCCACCCCCGGGTTTTTTCATGCGCAGTTTAATTCACGCAACACAATGCGATAAAAGCAGTTACGGCACGCATGCCGTGTTTTTCGCATAGTCCGTTGCTATAATTGAGGTAACTGATACGATGACAGCAGCCCCCTTGGGCTAGCTTCTCTCACTTAACGCCCCGTCGGGCGCTGCGACCATGAGCACGCAATCGGAAACTTCGGACGGCA from Planctomycetota bacterium includes the following:
- a CDS encoding P-II family nitrogen regulator, whose amino-acid sequence is MKKIEAIVRHFKLEEVKHALSELGVRGMTISEVRGFGRQKGHTETYRGTEYTIDFVPKVKIEVVVRNEDVEKTLATILRTAQTGQIGDGKIFVIPLDETVRIRTGETGVDAV